A genome region from Perca fluviatilis chromosome 20, GENO_Pfluv_1.0, whole genome shotgun sequence includes the following:
- the LOC120549284 gene encoding alcohol dehydrogenase 1-like isoform X3, translating into MATAGKVIKCKAAVAWEPNKPLVIEKIEVAPPQANEVRIKIVATAVCRTDVHHLLENMHNDSFPVVLGHEAAGIVESVGSGVTEFQPGDKVIPMYITQCRECRFCKSPKTNQCEKGWGAGRHSVLATPDSRFTCKGKKILQFLGTSTFSEYTVVNQMAVAKIDPAAPLDKVCLIGCGVCTGYGAAVNTAKVEPGSTCAVFGLGAVGLAAVMGCKAAGAKKIIAVDINPEKFEKAKVFGATDFVNPKDHSKAISQVLSEMTNGGVDFSLECVGNVGVMRSALESCVQGWGVSVIVGWTNLEDFSARPIQLIAGRTWKGSAFGGFKGKYGIPQMVKAYLDKNLKLDEFITHNMTLDQVNDAIELMKQGKCIRTVLHVSPQ; encoded by the exons ATGGCCACAGCTGGTAAG GTCATCAAGTGCAAGGCAGCAGTGGCGTGGGAGCCCAACAAGCCTTTGGTGATTGAGAAGATTGAGGTAGCCCCGCCCCAGGCCAACGAGGTCCGCATCAAG ATTGTGGCGACTGCAGTGTGCCGTACGGACGTGCACCACCTTTTGGAGAATATGCATAATGACAGTTTCCCAGTAGTCCTCGGGCATGAGGCAGCCGGCATCGTAGAGAGCGTTGGTTCTGGAGTCACTGAATTTCAGCCAG gaGACAAGGTTATCCCTATGTACATCACCCAGTGTAGAGAATGTCGCTTCTGTAAGAGTCCAAAGACCAACCAGTGTGAGAAAGGATG GGGTGCTGGTCGTCACAGTGTGTTGGCAACCCCAGACTCCAGGTTTACCTGTAAGGGGAAGAAGATTCTGCAGTTTTTGGGAACCAGTACCTTCTCTGAGTACACCGTGGTTAACCAGATGGCTGTGGCGAAGATCGACCCTGCTGCCCCTCTGGACAAAGTCTGTCTCATTGgttgtggggtctgcacaggATATGGAGCCGCTGTTAATACTGCTAAG GTGGAACCGGGCTCCACATGTGCTGTGTTTGGCCTTGGAGCTGTGGGTTTGGCTGCAGTCATGGGCTGCAAGGCTGCAGGAGCCAAGAAGATTATCGCTGTTGACATCAATCCAGAGAAGTTTGAGAAGGCCAAGGTGTTTGGTGCGACCGACTTTGTGAACCCCAAGGATCACAGTAAAGCCATCAGCCAAGTGCTGTCTGAGATGACTAACGGAGGAGTGGACTTCTCTCTGGAATGTGTCGGGAATGTGGGAGTCATG CGCAGTGCCTTGGAGTCCTGTGTTCAAGGTTGGGGTGTCAGCGTGATTGTTGGCTGGACAAACTTAGAAGACTTTTCTGCCCGACCCATTCAGCTCATCGCTGGACGCACATGGAAGGGCTCTGCATTTGGAG GCTTTAAGGGTAAGTATGGTATTCCTCAGATGGTTAAAGCCTACCTGGACAAGAATTTGAAGTTGGATGAGTTCATCACTCACAACA
- the LOC120549284 gene encoding alcohol dehydrogenase 1-like isoform X1, with protein MWVSVQSLKSRVCGCLLLPPVLQYSSLNSALAGLLLSFQQQWPQLVIKCKAAVAWEPNKPLVIEKIEVAPPQANEVRIKIVATAVCRTDVHHLLENMHNDSFPVVLGHEAAGIVESVGSGVTEFQPGDKVIPMYITQCRECRFCKSPKTNQCEKGWGAGRHSVLATPDSRFTCKGKKILQFLGTSTFSEYTVVNQMAVAKIDPAAPLDKVCLIGCGVCTGYGAAVNTAKVEPGSTCAVFGLGAVGLAAVMGCKAAGAKKIIAVDINPEKFEKAKVFGATDFVNPKDHSKAISQVLSEMTNGGVDFSLECVGNVGVMRSALESCVQGWGVSVIVGWTNLEDFSARPIQLIAGRTWKGSAFGGFKGKYGIPQMVKAYLDKNLKLDEFITHNMTLDQVNDAIELMKQGKCIRTVLHVSPQ; from the exons ATGTGGGTATCTGTCCAGAGTCTCAAGTCCAGAGTCTGTGGttgtctcctcctccctcctgtccTGCAGTACTCCTCTCTTAACTCCGCTCTCGCTGGATTACTCCTATCTTTTCAGCAACAATGGCCACAGCTG GTCATCAAGTGCAAGGCAGCAGTGGCGTGGGAGCCCAACAAGCCTTTGGTGATTGAGAAGATTGAGGTAGCCCCGCCCCAGGCCAACGAGGTCCGCATCAAG ATTGTGGCGACTGCAGTGTGCCGTACGGACGTGCACCACCTTTTGGAGAATATGCATAATGACAGTTTCCCAGTAGTCCTCGGGCATGAGGCAGCCGGCATCGTAGAGAGCGTTGGTTCTGGAGTCACTGAATTTCAGCCAG gaGACAAGGTTATCCCTATGTACATCACCCAGTGTAGAGAATGTCGCTTCTGTAAGAGTCCAAAGACCAACCAGTGTGAGAAAGGATG GGGTGCTGGTCGTCACAGTGTGTTGGCAACCCCAGACTCCAGGTTTACCTGTAAGGGGAAGAAGATTCTGCAGTTTTTGGGAACCAGTACCTTCTCTGAGTACACCGTGGTTAACCAGATGGCTGTGGCGAAGATCGACCCTGCTGCCCCTCTGGACAAAGTCTGTCTCATTGgttgtggggtctgcacaggATATGGAGCCGCTGTTAATACTGCTAAG GTGGAACCGGGCTCCACATGTGCTGTGTTTGGCCTTGGAGCTGTGGGTTTGGCTGCAGTCATGGGCTGCAAGGCTGCAGGAGCCAAGAAGATTATCGCTGTTGACATCAATCCAGAGAAGTTTGAGAAGGCCAAGGTGTTTGGTGCGACCGACTTTGTGAACCCCAAGGATCACAGTAAAGCCATCAGCCAAGTGCTGTCTGAGATGACTAACGGAGGAGTGGACTTCTCTCTGGAATGTGTCGGGAATGTGGGAGTCATG CGCAGTGCCTTGGAGTCCTGTGTTCAAGGTTGGGGTGTCAGCGTGATTGTTGGCTGGACAAACTTAGAAGACTTTTCTGCCCGACCCATTCAGCTCATCGCTGGACGCACATGGAAGGGCTCTGCATTTGGAG GCTTTAAGGGTAAGTATGGTATTCCTCAGATGGTTAAAGCCTACCTGGACAAGAATTTGAAGTTGGATGAGTTCATCACTCACAACA
- the LOC120549287 gene encoding alcohol dehydrogenase 1-like has translation MATAGKVIKCKAAVAWEPNKPLVIEEIEVAPPQANEVRIKIVATAVCHTDLHHLLESMCKDGFPVVLGHEAAGIVESVGSGVTEFQPGDKVIPLFISQCRECRFCKSPKTNQCEKGWAATGHDVMASSNYRFTCKGKKILQFVGTSTFSEYTVVNQMAVAKIDPAAPLDKVCLIGCGVCTGYGAAVNTAKVEPGSTCAVFGLGAVGLAAVMGCKAAGAKKIIAVDINPEKFEKAKVFGATDFVNPKDHSKPISQVLSEMTNGGVDFSLECVGNVGVMRSALESCVQGWGVSVIVGWTNLEDFSARPIQLIAGRTWKGSVFGGFKGKYDVPQMVKAYLDKKVKVDEFITHNMTLDQVNDAIELMKQGKCIRTVLHVSPQ, from the exons ATGGCCACAGCTGGTAAG GTTATCAAGTGCAAGGCAGCAGTGGCGTGGGAGCCCAACAAGCCTTTGGTGATTGAGGAGATTGAGGTAGCCCCGCCCCAGGCCAACGAGGTCCGCATCAAG ATTGTGGCGACTGCAGTGTGCCATACGGACCTGCACCACCTTTTGGAGAGTATGTGTAAAGACGGATTCCCTGTAGTCCTCGGGCATGAGGCAGCCGGCATCGTAGAGAGCGTCGGTTCTGGAGTTACTGAATTTCAGCCAG GAGACAAGGTTATCCCTCTATTCATCTCCCAGTGTAGAGAATGTCGCTTCTGTAAGAGTCCAAAGACCAACCAGTGTGAGAAAGGATG GGCTGCTACTGGTCATGATGTGATGGCATCATCAAACTACAGGTTTACCTGTAAGGGGAAGAAGATTCTGCAGTTTGTGGGTACCAGTACCTTCTCTGAGTACACCGTGGTTAACCAGATGGCTGTGGCGAAGATCGACCCCGCTGCTCCTCTGGACAAAGTCTGTCTCATTGgttgtggggtctgcacaggATATGGAGCCGCTGTTAATACTGCTAAG GTGGAACCGGGCTCCACATGTGCTGTGTTTGGCCTTGGAGCTGTGGGTTTGGCTGCAGTCATGGGCTGCAAGGCTGCAGGAGCCAAGAAGATTATTGCTGTTGACATCAATCCAGAGAAGTTTGAAAAGGCCAAAGTGTTTGGTGCGACCGACTTTGTGAACCCCAAAGATCACAGTAAACCCATCAGCCAAGTGCTGTCTGAGATGACTAACGGAGGAGTGGACTTCTCTCTGGAATGTGTCGGGAATGTCGGAGTCATG CGCAGTGCCTTGGAGTCCTGTGTTCAAGGTTGGGGTGTCAGCGTGATTGTTGGCTGGACGAACTTAGAAGACTTTTCTGCCCGACCCATTCAGCTCATCGCTGGACGCACATGGAAGGGCTCTGTGTTTGGAG GCTTTAAGGGTAAGTATGATGTTCCCCAGATGGTTAAAGCCTACCTGGACAAGAAGGTGAAGGTGGATGAGTTCATCACTCACAACATGACTTTGGACCAGGTCAATGATGCCATTGAACTGATGAAGCAAGGCAAATG CATCCGGACGGTCCTGCACGTTTCTCCACAATAA
- the LOC120549286 gene encoding alcohol dehydrogenase 1 isoform X1 gives MATVGKVIKCKAAVAWEPNKPLVMEEIEVAPPQANEVRIKIVATGVCHTDLYHLFEGMHKDGFPAVLGHEGAGIVESVGPGVIEFQPGDKVIPLFISQCRECRFCKSPKTNQCEKGWAAGRYDVMAPAESSFTCKGKKILQFSGTSTFSEYTVVNQMAVAKIDPAAPLDKVCLLACGVCTGYGAAVNTAKVEPGSTCAVFGLGAVGLAAVMGCKAAGAKKIIAVDINPEKFEKAEVFGATDFLNPKDHSKPISQVLSEMTNGGVDFSLECVGNVGVMRSALESCVKGWGVSVLVGWTDLYDVAARPIQLIAGRTWKGSLFGGFKGKDGVPQMVKAYLDKKVKLDEFITHNMTLAQVNDAIELMKHGKCIRTVLSVSPQ, from the exons atggccacaGTTGGTAAG GTCATCAAGTGCAAGGCAGCAGTGGCGTGGGAGCCCAACAAGCCTCTGGTGATGGAGGAGATTGAGGTAGCCCCGCCTCAGGCCAACGAGGTCCGCATCAAG ATTGTTGCAACCGGGGTGTGCCACACGGACCTGTATCATCTGTTTGAGGGTATGCATAAAGATGGCTTCCCAGCAGTCCTTGGCCATGAGGGAGCCGGCATCGTAGAGAGCGTCGGGCCTGGAGTCATTGAATTTCAACCAG GAGACAAGGTGATTCCTTTATTCATCTCTCAGTGTAGGGAATGTCGCTTCTGTAAAAGTCCCAAAACCAACCAGTGTGAGAAAGGATG GGCTGCTGGTCGTTATGATGTGATGGCACCAGCAGAATCCAGCTTTACCTGTAAGGGGAAGAAGATTCTGCAGTTTTCAGGAACCAGTACCTTCTCTGAGTACACCGTGGTTAACCAGATGGCTGTGGCGAAGATCGACCCTGCTGCTCCTCTGGACAAAGTCTGTCTCCTTGCATGTGGGGTCTGCACAGGATATGGAGCCGCGGTTAATACTGCTAAG GTGGAACCGGGCTCCACATGTGCTGTGTTTGGCCTTGGAGCTGTGGGTTTGGCTGCAGTCATGGGCTGCAAGGCTGCAGGAGCCAAGAAGATTATCGCTGTTGACATCAATCCAGAGAAGTTTGAAAAGGCCGAGGTGTTTGGAGCGACAGACTTCCTGAACCCCAAAGATCACAGTAAACCCATCAGCCAAGTGCTGTCTGAGATGACTAACGGAGGAGTGGACTTCTCTCTGGAATGTGTCGGGAATGTGGGCGTCATG CGCAGTGCCTTGGAGTCCTGTGTGAAAGGTTGGGGTGTCAGTGTGCTGGTTGGCTGGACAGACCTGTACGACGTTGCTGCCCGACCCATTCAGCTCATCGCTGGACGCACATGGAAGGGCTCCCTGTTTGGAG GATTTAAAGGTAAGGATGGCGTGCCTCAGATGGTTAAAGCCTACCTGGACAAGAAGGTGAAGTTGGATGAGTTCATCACTCACAACATGACTTTGGCCCAGGTCAATGATGCCATTGAACTGATGAAGCATGGCAAATG CATCCGGACAGTCCTGAGCGTTTCTCCACAATAA
- the LOC120549286 gene encoding alcohol dehydrogenase 1 isoform X2, protein MATVGKVIKCKAAVAWEPNKPLVMEEIEVAPPQANEVRIKIVATGVCHTDLYHLFEGMHKDGFPAVLGHEGAGIVESVGPGVIEFQPGDKVIPLFISQCRECRFCKSPKTNQCEKGWAAGRYDVMAPAESSFTCKGKKILQFSGTSTFSEYTVVNQMAVAKIDPAAPLDKVCLLACGVCTGYGAAVNTAKVEPGSTCAVFGLGAVGLAAVMGCKAAGAKKIIAVDINPEKFEKAEVFGATDFLNPKDHSKPISQVLSEMTNGGVDFSLECVGNVGVMCLGVLCERLGCQCAGWLDRPVRRCCPTHSAHRWTHMEGLPVWRI, encoded by the exons atggccacaGTTGGTAAG GTCATCAAGTGCAAGGCAGCAGTGGCGTGGGAGCCCAACAAGCCTCTGGTGATGGAGGAGATTGAGGTAGCCCCGCCTCAGGCCAACGAGGTCCGCATCAAG ATTGTTGCAACCGGGGTGTGCCACACGGACCTGTATCATCTGTTTGAGGGTATGCATAAAGATGGCTTCCCAGCAGTCCTTGGCCATGAGGGAGCCGGCATCGTAGAGAGCGTCGGGCCTGGAGTCATTGAATTTCAACCAG GAGACAAGGTGATTCCTTTATTCATCTCTCAGTGTAGGGAATGTCGCTTCTGTAAAAGTCCCAAAACCAACCAGTGTGAGAAAGGATG GGCTGCTGGTCGTTATGATGTGATGGCACCAGCAGAATCCAGCTTTACCTGTAAGGGGAAGAAGATTCTGCAGTTTTCAGGAACCAGTACCTTCTCTGAGTACACCGTGGTTAACCAGATGGCTGTGGCGAAGATCGACCCTGCTGCTCCTCTGGACAAAGTCTGTCTCCTTGCATGTGGGGTCTGCACAGGATATGGAGCCGCGGTTAATACTGCTAAG GTGGAACCGGGCTCCACATGTGCTGTGTTTGGCCTTGGAGCTGTGGGTTTGGCTGCAGTCATGGGCTGCAAGGCTGCAGGAGCCAAGAAGATTATCGCTGTTGACATCAATCCAGAGAAGTTTGAAAAGGCCGAGGTGTTTGGAGCGACAGACTTCCTGAACCCCAAAGATCACAGTAAACCCATCAGCCAAGTGCTGTCTGAGATGACTAACGGAGGAGTGGACTTCTCTCTGGAATGTGTCGGGAATGTGGGCGTCATG TGCCTTGGAGTCCTGTGTGAAAGGTTGGGGTGTCAGTGTGCTGGTTGGCTGGACAGACCTGTACGACGTTGCTGCCCGACCCATTCAGCTCATCGCTGGACGCACATGGAAGGGCTCCCTGTTTGGAG GATTTAA